The Corynebacterium halotolerans YIM 70093 = DSM 44683 region CGCAGTCACGTTACTGCACGTCCCCGCGCCCACCGTCGTCGCTGACGCCACCGCCGTCGTCGCCGTCGTCACCATCCGCGTCCTCCCCGTCGCCGCGGGCGTCGAGAAGCCTCCGGCGGTCCAGCCCCGCCTCGTCGAGGGCGCGCAGATCCTTCTTCTTGCCGCGGGCGGCGCGGAACTCCGCCTCGAGCCCGGCGATCTCCGCGCCCTCCTTCACGGCGTCGGCGACGGTGGGGTGGACGGTCACCCGCTCTGCGAGGCCGGAGCGGCGCAGCGCCTTCTGCACGGAGCGGGTGGCGCGGGCGACGAGCACCGGGGTGCCGACCTCCACGAGGTGGTCGACCAGGGTGGTCAACGCGAGAACACCGGTGTAGTCCAGGTCCGGGACCGCCGCGCCGTCGAGCACCACCACGTCATAGGGGCCCGAACCGCTGTTGAGTTCCTCGCGCAGCTGCTCGACGACGTAGTCGGCGTCCGCGTACCAGATCGGGGCCTCCACCGACCAGACCAGCACGCCGGGCACCTGCCGCGTTTCGACGCCCGCGTTCACCGGCACCCAGTGGTTGGACTGCGGCATCAGCCCCTTGCGGTAGACCGGCGGACGCGCCTCCCGGCGCGTGCGGTCGAGCAGGGTGACCAACGCGGCGACGGCCACGCCCTCCGCGATACCGAGCGTGCACACCAGCACCACCGTCCCGACGGCCACCCCGAACTCCAGGCGGCTGTAGCGCAGGATGCGGCGCAGCTCGCGGACCCGGATCAGCGAGGCCGCGATCTGCAGCAGCACCGCGGCCAGGGCGGCGTGGGGCAGCAGCGGCAGCAGCCCGGAGCCGAGGAACAGCACGGCGAGCACGACCAGCCCCGCCGTCAGCCCGACGACCTGGCTGCGGCCCCGGGCGTCCTGCACCAGGCGGGTGCGCGGCGGGGAGGCGTTGAGTGCGAAGGAACCGACCACCGCCGAGGCCGCCGAGGCCACGCCGATCACCCCGAGATCGCGGTCCAGGGTCGTCCGGCCCTGCCGCGTCGCGGCCTCCGTGGCACCGGTCTGCACGGTGACGAGCACGACGATGACCAGCGCCGGGGTCAGCAGCTCAGGCACGGCGGACCAGGGGACGGCGCGGACGTCAGGCAGCGACCACACCGGACCGACCTCATCCAGGGTCGCCACCCCGTGATCGGTGAGTCCGAAGGCCGCCGTGGCGCCCGCGGCGACGGCCAGGCCGAGGAGCGCACCGGGCAGGCGCGGGCTGATCATCACGGTGACCACCGTGACCGTCAGCACGGTGACGCTGAGCGCCGCCGCGTAGGGGTTGACCTCGTCGAGGCCGGTGGCCAGCTGCCGCGCCTGCTCCGGCACCGCGCCGGTGGTCTCGGGCATGCCGAGGGCGGTGCTGAGTTGGGTGACGATGATGCTGACGCCGACGCCCGCGAGCAGGCCGACGGTCACCGGGCGGGAGAGGAACTGGGTGATCCACCCGCCGCGCATCAGGCCGATGAGGATGAGCAGCGCCGCGACCATCAGGCTCAACAGCAGCAGCGCCCCGCGGTCGACGCCCGCGTTCCCACCCGCGCCCGTCCCCACGGCGGCGGCCGCCGCCCCGCCGGCCAGCAACGGGGCGATGGTGGAGTCCGGTCCGACGGAAAGGATGCGGTGGCCGCCCACCAGGGCGAAGACGATCACGCCGACCAGCAGCCCCGTCAGCCCGAGGGTGGGGGAGACGCCGACCAGTTGCGCGGCGGCCATGGAGCCGGGCAGGGCGATGGCGGCCAGGGTCAGACCGACGACCAGATCGGTGCCCAGGGTCTCCCGGGCTCCGCGCAGCGTCGGCAGCAGCCAGCGGGGCAGGGGAGCGGGGCTCATGCCCCATGATGTACCGGAGTCACCGGCGGAAGAGGCCTTTTCGTTCCAGTCGTGCCCGAAGCGTTACCGCCCACCGGGTGGGCGGGTGTTGGCGGGGAGGGCCGGGACGGATTCAGTACTGGGCCGATTCGGGGATAAAGTGAGGAACATGATGGTGATCGGCGTAATTCTCCTCGTGCTGGCCGCAGCCCTCCTGATCCTGGGTGGTCTCGCGTGGTCCCGGAAACTCCCCGGCAACGGGATCATCGGTATCCGCGTCCCCGAGGTCCGCAAATCCCGGGAACTGTGGGACGCCGCCCACGGGGTCGCCGGACCGCTGTGGGTCGTCGGCGGTGTCTCCCTGCTGCTGAGCTCGGTCCTCGCCTTCACCGCCACGGGATGGATGTGGCTCATCGTGGTCCTGCTGGTGCTGGCGGCCGTGGTGCTGCTGGGCATGGGCGCAGGCACGGGCGCCCGTGCCGTCTCCATCCTGGACGCCCGGAACCAGGACGACGGCTGCTCCTCCTGCGGCGACGGCGGTTCCTGCGGCTGCGGCGGACACGCCGGACCCGCCCCCGAGGTCGACTTCGAGGCCCTGCGCAAGGCCCTCGACTCCTCCGAGAAGAAGTAGCGCCCCACCCCCCGCCACACCGGGCCCTCCCCGCCGCATGAACCGGCACGGGAGGGCCCGGCTTTTCGTCCCCCGGATCAGTAGTGTGGTGGCACGCACCCCGGCCCGACGGAGTACCACGGAGGTTCCCATGCTGATCACCGATGTCGCAGAAGGCGTGCACCTCATCCAGCACGCCAACGTCAACTGCTGGCTGCTCGAGGACGACGACGGCCTCACACTCGTCGACGCCGGCCTCCCCGGCACGTGGAGTGAACTGGAGGACGGGGTCAACACCCTCGGCCACCGCCTGGAGGACATCCGCACCCTCGTGCTCACCCACGCCCACTTCGACCATGTCGGCATGGCCCGCCGCCTGGTCAGGCAGCTCGGGCTGCCGGTCCACGCCCACAGTGAGGACCACGAGCTGGCCGCCCACCCCTTCCGCTACGCCCACGAGAACCCCATCGCCCTGTACCCGCTGAAGCACCCGCGGGCCCTGCCGGTGCTGGGCTCGATGGTGCTGGCCGGAGCGGCGTTCGTCCGCGGCGTCCAGGAGGTGCAGCCCCTGACCGTGGACACCGAACTCGCCGTGCCCGGCCGCCCGAAGGTGATCGCCACCCCGGGCCACACCTACGGGCACGTGGCCCTGCACCTGCCGGGCCGCGACGCAGTGATCACCGGCGACGCCCTGGTGACCCTGGATCCCTACACCGCCTTCACCGGTCCGCGGCTCGTCGCCGGGGCGGCGACGGCCGACGAGGCCCAGGCGCTGTCCTCGCTCGACGCGATCGCGGCGACCGAGGCCCGGAACGTCCTGCCCGGCCACGGGAACCCCTGGACCCGCGGTGCCGGCCGCGCCGTCGAGGTGGCCCGCCGCAACGGCATGGCCTGAACCACGCCAGCGGGTGCTCCGTCGGGGGGATCACCGCGCGGAGTTCACGACCCGGTGCTAAAGTGACCAGACATGTACAGCATCTGTCTTATCGACCACCGGCAGTGGTGGTGGCGCGCCAGCTGAGCGAGCCACGATGTTGCACACCTGACAGCACCTGAAATCAAGGGCTCGCACGCTTCAGCCAAGCGGCGGGCCCTTCGTGGTTCCACCCCCTGAGAGTCTGTGACGGGAAGGGCGCCGCTTGAAAGAAGCAGCAGCTCGGAGAAGTCCCCGTCGATCACCCACCACTCCAGGAGGTCCCACCCGATGAGCACCACCACCGGCAGACACGGCAGGTGCCTGCCATGAGCTTTGATCCACGCGTCCTGACCATCCCGGTCCGCTACCACGAGGACGCCTCCGGTCTCTTCGCGCACATCGGCGGCACGGCCATTGACGACGCCGTGCTCCTGGAGAGCGCGGACATCACCACCCGCAGCGGCATCTCCTCGGTGGCGGTGCTGCGCGGCGCGCTGCGGTTGACCTGCCGCGGCACCGTGGTCACGGCCGAGCCGCTGACCCGCTCCGGCGAGCTCTTCGCCGAGCGGCTGCGCGGGCAGCTCGCCGGGCACGTCGTCGACAGCGGAGACGGCGATCAGCTCGCCTTCGACTTCCCGCCGTCCGGTGCCGCGGACGAGCGCGAACGTCTCCTGGCCACCAGCACCATCGAGCCGCTGCGCCGCCTGCAGCTGGAGGCCGGCTACCACGACGACGGCGACACCCTGCCCTTCCTCGCCGGCGGCATGGCCTTCGACTACCTGGAGACCTTCGAGGTCCTGCCCGAGGTGGGCGCTTCCGCCAACACCTACCCGGACTACCAGTTCCTGCTCGCCGAGATCGTGCTGACGATCAACCACGAGACCAGGTCCGCGAAGCTGACGGCCGTGGGGGCGGACGAGGCGGAGACCGCGGCGCTGGAGACCGAGCTGAAGCACCTGGCGGCGACCATCGACGCCGCCGAGCCGGACACCGAGCACGCCTACCGGGTCACCGAGCACGACGGGGACACGCTGACTGTCACCGCGGACATCCCGGACGATGAGTTCCGCGCCCAGGTCACCGACCTGAAGGAGCACATCCGCAACGGCGACATCTACCAGGTCGTCCCGGCGCGCACCTTCACCGCGCCCTGTCCGGACGCCTTCGCCGCCTACCGCCAGCTGCGCGAGACCAACCCCAGCCCGTACATGTTCTACGTCCGCGGGCTGGACACCGAGGGCAGGCCCTACGAGCTGTTCGGCGCCTCCCCGGAGTCGAACCTGAAATTCGACGCCGCCACGCGCGAGGTGCAGCTGTACCCGATCGCCGGCACCCGCCCACGCGGGCTGAACCCGGACGGCACGGTCAGCCCGGAGCTGGATATCCGCCTGGAACTCGAGCTGCGCACCGACGCCAAGGAGATCGCCGAGCACACCATGCTCGTGGATCTGGCCCGCAATGACCTTGCCCGCGTCGCCGTGCCCGCCACCCGGCGCGTGGCCGATCTGCTGCAGGTGGACCGCTACTCGCGCGTGATGCACCTGGTCTCCCGGGTCACCGCGGAGCTGCACCCGGATCTCGACGCCCTGGACGCCTACCGCGCCTGCATGAACATGGGCACGCTGACGGGGGCGCCGAAGCTGCGCGCGATGGAGCTGCTGCGCGGCGTCGAGAAGCGCCGCCGCGGCTCCTACGGGGGAGCGGTCGGCTACATCCGCGGCAACGGGGACATGGACAACTGCATCATCATCCGCTCGGCCTACGTGAGTGGGGGAGTGGCGGCCGTGCAGGCCGGGGCGGGTGTGGTGCGTGACTCGAACCCGCAGGCCGAGGCCGATGAGACCCTGCACAAGGCGTACGCCGTGCTCAACGCCATCGCGCTCGCCGCGGACTCGGCCCTGGAGGTGGTCCGGTGACCAACCCGCACATCGTGCTGATCGACAACCACGATTCCTTCGTCTACAACCTCGTCGACGCCTTCGCGGTCGCCGGTTACCGCTGCACCGTCTTCCGCAACACCGTCGGTGTCGAGGAGGTGCTGGCCGCGCAGCCGGATCTGATCTGCCTGTCGCCCGGCCCCGGGCACCCGCGCGAGGCCGGCCACCTCATGGC contains the following coding sequences:
- a CDS encoding anthranilate synthase component 1, whose translation is MSFDPRVLTIPVRYHEDASGLFAHIGGTAIDDAVLLESADITTRSGISSVAVLRGALRLTCRGTVVTAEPLTRSGELFAERLRGQLAGHVVDSGDGDQLAFDFPPSGAADERERLLATSTIEPLRRLQLEAGYHDDGDTLPFLAGGMAFDYLETFEVLPEVGASANTYPDYQFLLAEIVLTINHETRSAKLTAVGADEAETAALETELKHLAATIDAAEPDTEHAYRVTEHDGDTLTVTADIPDDEFRAQVTDLKEHIRNGDIYQVVPARTFTAPCPDAFAAYRQLRETNPSPYMFYVRGLDTEGRPYELFGASPESNLKFDAATREVQLYPIAGTRPRGLNPDGTVSPELDIRLELELRTDAKEIAEHTMLVDLARNDLARVAVPATRRVADLLQVDRYSRVMHLVSRVTAELHPDLDALDAYRACMNMGTLTGAPKLRAMELLRGVEKRRRGSYGGAVGYIRGNGDMDNCIIIRSAYVSGGVAAVQAGAGVVRDSNPQAEADETLHKAYAVLNAIALAADSALEVVR
- a CDS encoding SdpI family protein → MMVIGVILLVLAAALLILGGLAWSRKLPGNGIIGIRVPEVRKSRELWDAAHGVAGPLWVVGGVSLLLSSVLAFTATGWMWLIVVLLVLAAVVLLGMGAGTGARAVSILDARNQDDGCSSCGDGGSCGCGGHAGPAPEVDFEALRKALDSSEKK
- a CDS encoding MBL fold metallo-hydrolase, whose translation is MLITDVAEGVHLIQHANVNCWLLEDDDGLTLVDAGLPGTWSELEDGVNTLGHRLEDIRTLVLTHAHFDHVGMARRLVRQLGLPVHAHSEDHELAAHPFRYAHENPIALYPLKHPRALPVLGSMVLAGAAFVRGVQEVQPLTVDTELAVPGRPKVIATPGHTYGHVALHLPGRDAVITGDALVTLDPYTAFTGPRLVAGAATADEAQALSSLDAIAATEARNVLPGHGNPWTRGAGRAVEVARRNGMA
- a CDS encoding SulP family inorganic anion transporter, translated to MSPAPLPRWLLPTLRGARETLGTDLVVGLTLAAIALPGSMAAAQLVGVSPTLGLTGLLVGVIVFALVGGHRILSVGPDSTIAPLLAGGAAAAAVGTGAGGNAGVDRGALLLLSLMVAALLILIGLMRGGWITQFLSRPVTVGLLAGVGVSIIVTQLSTALGMPETTGAVPEQARQLATGLDEVNPYAAALSVTVLTVTVVTVMISPRLPGALLGLAVAAGATAAFGLTDHGVATLDEVGPVWSLPDVRAVPWSAVPELLTPALVIVVLVTVQTGATEAATRQGRTTLDRDLGVIGVASAASAVVGSFALNASPPRTRLVQDARGRSQVVGLTAGLVVLAVLFLGSGLLPLLPHAALAAVLLQIAASLIRVRELRRILRYSRLEFGVAVGTVVLVCTLGIAEGVAVAALVTLLDRTRREARPPVYRKGLMPQSNHWVPVNAGVETRQVPGVLVWSVEAPIWYADADYVVEQLREELNSGSGPYDVVVLDGAAVPDLDYTGVLALTTLVDHLVEVGTPVLVARATRSVQKALRRSGLAERVTVHPTVADAVKEGAEIAGLEAEFRAARGKKKDLRALDEAGLDRRRLLDARGDGEDADGDDGDDGGGVSDDGGRGDVQ